In Rhododendron vialii isolate Sample 1 chromosome 9a, ASM3025357v1, the following are encoded in one genomic region:
- the LOC131301466 gene encoding lysine-specific demethylase JMJ27-like isoform X2 yields the protein MNAAGRGGGTVAADQPPASCGNAGSVLDGGMVSGERNTFFLDSGRGFVDSRSVDFMIGNGNKIGNGSRNDNADIRVRVNPILHRFSQFNNVGGSPMIYGGLIPTEVAGEEESPSLAGGGEGFETPEGTAKRRVGRPKGSGRIGRPKGSRDKMKILGGKEVKRISKKGLKLGRPKGSKNKKKIFDGKEVQGSISSLGGVNQGASQVPRGSGEQKEVIETKKRSRKIKGFQSKKKIRDGKEVRGMSIEGVNQGTNEVAGRGGGGKNVAIEGKKKFVRPKGLKNKKKMAAEVAGGNTNGSSSFKRRGRPKGSTKNKKILPVEGNQEMSVEVPSGNFSVYMTVKRGRPKGTKNKKILPVEENRGMPSELGIARKRGKLGRPKGSKKRLLVKMGNEDGAIGSKDDGVDEDQSSKNEAWMVTGKEDQIMLDASVDLSEACKFFFTNHSGDMKSVDPIDSANGDFVQVTETSLENDKGDESVTTKRKRGRPRGSVKKPKLMVAGEVLSSRKEVKDLVVNMGNEELLDESSNTQKRGRGRPRKNADERSKLINTAEEDGLLNSGPADSKKEQGSLMCHQCFKSDKNDVVSCLNCKRKRYCYECLAKWYPERTREELENACPFCCGNCNCIACLRGDVVVKASYKEADENIRLQRSIYLLHKTLPLLRHIQGEQNSELNVEAGIRGVQMTEADIEKSILDEDDRVYCDNCSTSIVNFHRSCPNPDCSYDLCLSCCWELRKGFQPGGKEADSSIHQLFERSCEKGKEMKGEFSPQQQISGWGDHEAILVNDSTANMSCEFPDWRAKTDGSIPCPPKERGGCGAGILALRHIFEAHWVENLIRSAEDLAINYQSPDIDFSQGCSLCLHTSTSRGDGKDSGVRQASFREKSHDNLLYSPNAVHLGDSDFEHFQMHWMRGEPVIVKNVLAKTSGLSWEPMVMWRAFRSASRKLKEESFCVKAIDCLDWCEVEIKIHQFFKGYLEGRRHRTGWPEMLKLKDWPPTNSFEECLPRHGAEFIAMLPYSDYTHPRTGLLNLATKLPDGALKPDLGPKTYIAYGSSEELGRGDSVTKLHCDISDAVNVLTHTAEVKIAPWQQKIIKNLQMKYEAERLAELRRRTNDALGTRESMPPKQSQEIENLDFVSAEESKSSQRDSFLPETLNEEKKLGEEPFLSDTRTLPFLDSVGFQTQCVFGGLNKAEESISVFPESGRHCEGTSDFDTKSSKSKPINYSQPCGVNTMKPIRNEDEVAAFLDDKPVSAASMRTESGPEDDTFQSNSCSEVEEGGAVWDIFRRQDVPKLIEYLKKHWKELRHIDNRPVNSVDHPIHDQTFYLTEKHKKQLKEEFNIEPWTFEQYLGEAVFIPAGCPHQVRNRQSCIKVALDFVSPDNVEECIRLTEEFRLLPKSHRSKEDKLEVKKLAMYAAILAVNEAKSLMLKLENYSKSKFTIHESNNNLIRLDEQRGARQINCCN from the exons ATGAACGCGGCTGGGCGCGGCGGAGGTACGGTGGCTGCTGACCAGCCACCGGCGTCCTGTGGTAATGCAGGTTCGGTTCTCGACGGCGGAATGGTGTCAGGTGAGAGAAACACTTTCTTTCTTGATAGCGGTAGAGGTTTTGTTGATTCTAGGTCTGTTGACTTTATGATTGGGAATGGAAATAAGATTGGGAATGGGAGTAGGAACGATAATGCGGatattagggttagggttaacCCAATTCTGCACAGGTTTAGTCAGTTTAACAATGTGGGTGGGAGTCCTATGATTTACGGCGGGTTAATTCCCACTGAAGTTGCCGGGGAAGAAGAAAGTCCTTCTCTTGCCGGTGGTGGCGAGGGTTTTGAAACACCGGAGGGAACTGCAAAGCGAAGGGTTGGTAGACCAAAGGGTTCGGGGAGGATTGGTAGACCAAAGGGTTCAAGGGATAAAATGAAAATTCTTGGTGGTAAAGAGGTTAAGAGAATTTCTAAGAAGGGACTAAAGCTCGGTAGACCTAAGGGTTccaagaataaaaagaagatttttgaTGGTAAAGAAGTTCAGGGTTCGATTTCGAGTCTTGGAGGAGTTAATCAAGGGGCTAGTCAAGTTCCTAGAGGAAGTGGTGAGCAAAAAGAGGTTATTGAAACGAAGAAGAGGTCAAGAAAGATCAAGGGGTTTCAGAGTAAAAAGAAGATTCGTGATGGTAAAGAAGTTCGGGGAATGTCTATTGAAGGGGTTAATCAGGGGACTAATGAAGTTGCTGGAcgaggtggtggtggtaaaaATGTGGCTATTGAAGGGAAGAAGAAGTTTGTAAGGCCTAAGGGGttaaagaacaagaagaaaatggcAGCTGAAGTTGCTGGGGGTAATACTAATGGAAGTAGCAGTTTTAAGCGGAGGGGCAGGCCAAAGGGTTCGACGAAGAACAAGAAAATTCTTCCAGTTGAAGGAAATCAAGAGATGTCGGTTGAAGTTCCTTCTGGCAATTTCAGTGTATACATGACTGTCAAGCGTGGCAGGCCAAAGGGTacaaagaacaagaaaattCTTCCAGTTGAAGAAAATCGAGGAATGCCAAGTGAACTTGGCATTGCTAGGAAGAGAGGTAAGTTGGGAAGGCCAAAAGGATCAAAAAAGCGGTTACTAGTAAAGATGGGTAATGAAGACGGAGCGATTGGTTCTAAAGATGACGGTGTAGATGAGGACCAGAGTTCCAAGAATGAGGCTTGGATGGTGACTGGTAAAGAAGATCAGATTATGCTTGACGCCAGTGTGGATTTAAGTGAGGCCTGCAAATTTTTCTTCACAAATCACAGTGGTGATATGAAAAGTGTAGACCCAATTGATTCTGCTAATGGGGATTTTGTTCAGGTGACTGAAACTTCCCTGGAAAATGATAAGGGAGACGAGTCTGTAACTACAAAACGAAAGCGTGGACGACCACGTGGATCTGTGAAGAAACCGAAGTTAATGGTAGCTGGTGAAGTCTTGAGTTCTAGAAAGGAGGTGAAAGATTTGGTTGTGAACATGGGCAATGAAGAGTTATTGGATGAATCTAGTAACACTCAGAAAAGGGGTAGAGGAAGACCAAGAAAGAATGCAGATGAACGTTCAAAGCTCATAAACACTGCGGAAGAAGACGGATTGTTGAATTCAGGACCGGCG GATTCGAAGAAAGAGCAGGGGAGTTTGATGTGTCACCAATGCTTCAAGAGCGATAAGAATGACGTTGTCTCTTGTTTAAATTGCAAAAGGAAACGCTACTGCTATGAGTGCCTTGCAAAATG GTACCCAGAGAGAACAAGGGAGGAACTTGAGAATGCAtgcccattttgttgtggcaatTGCAATTGCATTGCGTGCCTACGAGGTGATGTTGTTGTAAAG GCTAGTTACAAAGAAGCAGACGAGAATATCAGACTGCAAAGATCAATATATTTGCTACACAAAACTCTGCCCCTCCTCCGGCACATCCAAGGGGAGCAGAATTCTGAGCTAAATGTGGAAGCTGGCATACGTG GTGTTCAAATGACTGAAGCAGATATAGAAAAGTCTATACTTGACGAAGATGACAGAGTGTATTG TGATAACTGCAGCACATCGATTGTCAATTTCCACCGAAGCTGCCCAAACCCTGATTGTTCATACGATCTCTGTCTCAGTTGTTGTTGGGAACTGAGAAAAGGTTTTCAGCCCGGAGGTAAAGAGGCAGACTCCTCGATTCATCAGTTGTTTGAGAGATCTTGTGAAAAGGGTAAAGAAATGAAGGGTGAGTTTTCTCCCCAACAGCAGATCTCTGGTTGGGGGGACCACGAGGCCATTCTAGTAAATGATTCTACAGCTAATATGTCCTGTGAATTTCCTGATTGGAGAGCAAAAACAGATGGTAGCATTCCTTGCCCTCCAAAGGAGCGGGGAGGTTGTGGTGCTGGAATATTGGCACTGAGACACATATTCGAAGCCCATTGGGTAGAAAACCTAATAAGGAGTGCAGAAGACCTTGCTATCAATTATCAGTCGCCAGATATTGATTTTTCTCAGGGATGTTCGTTGTGCCTTCATACAAGTACTTCAAGAGGTGATGGGAAGGATTCTGGAGTAAGGCAGGCATCTTTTAGGGAGAAAAGCCATGATAATTTGCTATATTCTCCAAATGCTGTTCACTTGGGAGATAGTGACTTCGAGCATTTTCAAATGCATTGGATGAGAGGTGAACCTGTTATAGTTAAAAATGTACTTGCAAAGACATCTGGTCTTAGTTGGGAACCAATGGTCATGTGGAGGGCTTTCAGAAGTGCAAGCAGGAAATTGAAAGAGGAGAGCTTTTGTGTTAAGGCTATTGATTGCTTGGATTGGTGCGAG GTTGAGATTAAAATTCATCAGTTCTTCAAGGGTTATTTAGAGGGTCGTAGGCATCGGACTGGGTGGCCTGAGATGTTGAAGCTGAAGGATTGGCCACCAACTAATTCATTTGAGGAATGTTTGCCGAGGCATGGCGCTGAATTTATTGCCATGCTTCCTTACAGTGATTATACTCACCCCAGAACTGGTCTTCTGAATCTTGCTACAAAGCTTCCTGATGGTGCTTTGAAGCCGGACTTGGGTCCCAAAACATACATTGCTTATGGGTCTTCAGAAGAGCTTGGTAGAGGTGATTCAGTGACTAAACTTCATTGTGACATTTCCGATGCG GTGAATGTACTGACACACACAGCTGAGGTGAAGATCGCTCCATGGCAACAGAAAATCATCAAAAACTTGCAGATGAAATATGAAGCAGAAAGGTTGGCCGAGCTTCGTCGCAGAACAAATGATGCATTGGGCACACGTGAAAGTATGCCACCAAAACAATCTcaggaaattgaaaatttggatTTTGTATCAGCGGAGGAATCAAAAAGTAGTCAGAGAGACTCTTTTTTACCGGAAACCCTGAATGAAGAGAAGAAACTGGGCGAGGAACCTTTCTTATCAGACACGAGGACGCTGCCCTTCTTAGACTCCGTTGGTTTTCAAACTCAATGTGTTTTTGGAGGTTTGAATAAAGCCGAAGAATCCATATCAGTTTTTCCAGAAAGCGGAAGACATTGTGAAGGGACAAGTGATTTTGATACTAAATCCAGTAAGTCAAAGCCAATCAATTATTCTCAACCCTGTGGTGTCAACACAATGAAGCCCATCAGAAATGAAGATGAGGTGGCAGCCTTTTTGGACGACAAACCTGTCAGTGCAGCATCAATGAGAACAGAGTCGGGTCCAGAGGATGACACGTTTCAAAGCAACAGTTGTTCAGAGGTTGAAGAAGGAGGTGCTGTTTGGGACATCTTCCGTCGGCAGGATGTGCCCAAGTTAATCGAATACCTAAAGAAGCATTGGAAAGAATTACGCCACATCGACAATCGCCCTGTGAATTCT GTTGATCATCCTATTCATGACCAGACCTTTTATTTGACTGAGAAGCATAAGAAACAGCTGAAGGAGGAATTCA ATATAGAACCTTGGACATTTGAGCAATACCTTGGAGAGGCTGTGTTCATTCCTGCTGGATGCCCACATCAAGTGAGAAACAGACAG TCCTGCATTAAAGTGGCCCTCGACTTTGTATCCCCTGACAATGTTGAAGAATGCATTCGGTTGACAGAGGAGTTCCGCTTGCTTCCGAAATCCCACAGATCCAAGGAAGATAAATTGGAG GTGAAGAAGTTGGCAATGTATGCTGCAATTCTAGCTGTTAATGAAGCCAAGAGTCTGATGTTGAAACTTGA GAACTATTCGAAGAGCAAATTCACAATCCATGAAAGCAACAATAATCTTATACGA CTCGACGAACAGCGTGGGGCAAGACAGATCAACTGTTGTAACTGA
- the LOC131301466 gene encoding lysine-specific demethylase JMJ27-like isoform X3 translates to MNAAGRGGGTVAADQPPASCGNAGSVLDGGMVSGERNTFFLDSGRGFVDSRSVDFMIGNGNKIGNGSRNDNADIRVRVNPILHRFSQFNNVGGSPMIYGGLIPTEVAGEEESPSLAGGGEGFETPEGTAKRRVGRPKGSGRIGRPKGSRDKMKILGGKEVKRISKKGLKLGRPKGSKNKKKIFDGKEVQGSISSLGGVNQGASQVPRGSGEQKEVIETKKRSRKIKGFQSKKKIRDGKEVRGMSIEGVNQGTNEVAGRGGGGKNVAIEGKKKFVRPKGLKNKKKMAAEVAGGNTNGSSSFKRRGRPKGSTKNKKILPVEGNQEMSVEVPSGNFSVYMTVKRGRPKGTKNKKILPVEENRGMPSELGIARKRGKLGRPKGSKKRLLVKMGNEDGAIGSKDDGVDEDQSSKNEAWMVTGKEDQIMLDASVDLSEACKFFFTNHSGDMKSVDPIDSANGDFVQVTETSLENDKGDESVTTKRKRGRPRGSVKKPKLMVAGEVLSSRKEVKDLVVNMGNEELLDESSNTQKRGRGRPRKNADERSKLINTAEEDGLLNSGPADSKKEQGSLMCHQCFKSDKNDVVSCLNCKRKRYCYECLAKWYPERTREELENACPFCCGNCNCIACLRGDVVVKASYKEADENIRLQRSIYLLHKTLPLLRHIQGEQNSELNVEAGIRGVQMTEADIEKSILDEDDRVYCDNCSTSIVNFHRSCPNPDCSYDLCLSCCWELRKGFQPGGKEADSSIHQLFERSCEKGKEMKGEFSPQQQISGWGDHEAILVNDSTANMSCEFPDWRAKTDGSIPCPPKERGGCGAGILALRHIFEAHWVENLIRSAEDLAINYQSPDIDFSQGCSLCLHTSTSRGDGKDSGVRQASFREKSHDNLLYSPNAVHLGDSDFEHFQMHWMRGEPVIVKNVLAKTSGLSWEPMVMWRAFRSASRKLKEESFCVKAIDCLDWCEVEIKIHQFFKGYLEGRRHRTGWPEMLKLKDWPPTNSFEECLPRHGAEFIAMLPYSDYTHPRTGLLNLATKLPDGALKPDLGPKTYIAYGSSEELGRGDSVTKLHCDISDAVNVLTHTAEVKIAPWQQKIIKNLQMKYEAERLAELRRRTNDALGTRESMPPKQSQEIENLDFVSAEESKSSQRDSFLPETLNEEKKLGEEPFLSDTRTLPFLDSVGFQTQCVFGGLNKAEESISVFPESGRHCEGTSDFDTKSSKSKPINYSQPCGVNTMKPIRNEDEVAAFLDDKPVSAASMRTESGPEDDTFQSNSCSEVEEGGAVWDIFRRQDVPKLIEYLKKHWKELRHIDNRPVNSVDHPIHDQTFYLTEKHKKQLKEEFNIEPWTFEQYLGEAVFIPAGCPHQVRNRQSCIKVALDFVSPDNVEECIRLTEEFRLLPKSHRSKEDKLEVKKLAMYAAILAVNEAKSLMLKLDSTNSVGQDRSTVVTDASHQL, encoded by the exons ATGAACGCGGCTGGGCGCGGCGGAGGTACGGTGGCTGCTGACCAGCCACCGGCGTCCTGTGGTAATGCAGGTTCGGTTCTCGACGGCGGAATGGTGTCAGGTGAGAGAAACACTTTCTTTCTTGATAGCGGTAGAGGTTTTGTTGATTCTAGGTCTGTTGACTTTATGATTGGGAATGGAAATAAGATTGGGAATGGGAGTAGGAACGATAATGCGGatattagggttagggttaacCCAATTCTGCACAGGTTTAGTCAGTTTAACAATGTGGGTGGGAGTCCTATGATTTACGGCGGGTTAATTCCCACTGAAGTTGCCGGGGAAGAAGAAAGTCCTTCTCTTGCCGGTGGTGGCGAGGGTTTTGAAACACCGGAGGGAACTGCAAAGCGAAGGGTTGGTAGACCAAAGGGTTCGGGGAGGATTGGTAGACCAAAGGGTTCAAGGGATAAAATGAAAATTCTTGGTGGTAAAGAGGTTAAGAGAATTTCTAAGAAGGGACTAAAGCTCGGTAGACCTAAGGGTTccaagaataaaaagaagatttttgaTGGTAAAGAAGTTCAGGGTTCGATTTCGAGTCTTGGAGGAGTTAATCAAGGGGCTAGTCAAGTTCCTAGAGGAAGTGGTGAGCAAAAAGAGGTTATTGAAACGAAGAAGAGGTCAAGAAAGATCAAGGGGTTTCAGAGTAAAAAGAAGATTCGTGATGGTAAAGAAGTTCGGGGAATGTCTATTGAAGGGGTTAATCAGGGGACTAATGAAGTTGCTGGAcgaggtggtggtggtaaaaATGTGGCTATTGAAGGGAAGAAGAAGTTTGTAAGGCCTAAGGGGttaaagaacaagaagaaaatggcAGCTGAAGTTGCTGGGGGTAATACTAATGGAAGTAGCAGTTTTAAGCGGAGGGGCAGGCCAAAGGGTTCGACGAAGAACAAGAAAATTCTTCCAGTTGAAGGAAATCAAGAGATGTCGGTTGAAGTTCCTTCTGGCAATTTCAGTGTATACATGACTGTCAAGCGTGGCAGGCCAAAGGGTacaaagaacaagaaaattCTTCCAGTTGAAGAAAATCGAGGAATGCCAAGTGAACTTGGCATTGCTAGGAAGAGAGGTAAGTTGGGAAGGCCAAAAGGATCAAAAAAGCGGTTACTAGTAAAGATGGGTAATGAAGACGGAGCGATTGGTTCTAAAGATGACGGTGTAGATGAGGACCAGAGTTCCAAGAATGAGGCTTGGATGGTGACTGGTAAAGAAGATCAGATTATGCTTGACGCCAGTGTGGATTTAAGTGAGGCCTGCAAATTTTTCTTCACAAATCACAGTGGTGATATGAAAAGTGTAGACCCAATTGATTCTGCTAATGGGGATTTTGTTCAGGTGACTGAAACTTCCCTGGAAAATGATAAGGGAGACGAGTCTGTAACTACAAAACGAAAGCGTGGACGACCACGTGGATCTGTGAAGAAACCGAAGTTAATGGTAGCTGGTGAAGTCTTGAGTTCTAGAAAGGAGGTGAAAGATTTGGTTGTGAACATGGGCAATGAAGAGTTATTGGATGAATCTAGTAACACTCAGAAAAGGGGTAGAGGAAGACCAAGAAAGAATGCAGATGAACGTTCAAAGCTCATAAACACTGCGGAAGAAGACGGATTGTTGAATTCAGGACCGGCG GATTCGAAGAAAGAGCAGGGGAGTTTGATGTGTCACCAATGCTTCAAGAGCGATAAGAATGACGTTGTCTCTTGTTTAAATTGCAAAAGGAAACGCTACTGCTATGAGTGCCTTGCAAAATG GTACCCAGAGAGAACAAGGGAGGAACTTGAGAATGCAtgcccattttgttgtggcaatTGCAATTGCATTGCGTGCCTACGAGGTGATGTTGTTGTAAAG GCTAGTTACAAAGAAGCAGACGAGAATATCAGACTGCAAAGATCAATATATTTGCTACACAAAACTCTGCCCCTCCTCCGGCACATCCAAGGGGAGCAGAATTCTGAGCTAAATGTGGAAGCTGGCATACGTG GTGTTCAAATGACTGAAGCAGATATAGAAAAGTCTATACTTGACGAAGATGACAGAGTGTATTG TGATAACTGCAGCACATCGATTGTCAATTTCCACCGAAGCTGCCCAAACCCTGATTGTTCATACGATCTCTGTCTCAGTTGTTGTTGGGAACTGAGAAAAGGTTTTCAGCCCGGAGGTAAAGAGGCAGACTCCTCGATTCATCAGTTGTTTGAGAGATCTTGTGAAAAGGGTAAAGAAATGAAGGGTGAGTTTTCTCCCCAACAGCAGATCTCTGGTTGGGGGGACCACGAGGCCATTCTAGTAAATGATTCTACAGCTAATATGTCCTGTGAATTTCCTGATTGGAGAGCAAAAACAGATGGTAGCATTCCTTGCCCTCCAAAGGAGCGGGGAGGTTGTGGTGCTGGAATATTGGCACTGAGACACATATTCGAAGCCCATTGGGTAGAAAACCTAATAAGGAGTGCAGAAGACCTTGCTATCAATTATCAGTCGCCAGATATTGATTTTTCTCAGGGATGTTCGTTGTGCCTTCATACAAGTACTTCAAGAGGTGATGGGAAGGATTCTGGAGTAAGGCAGGCATCTTTTAGGGAGAAAAGCCATGATAATTTGCTATATTCTCCAAATGCTGTTCACTTGGGAGATAGTGACTTCGAGCATTTTCAAATGCATTGGATGAGAGGTGAACCTGTTATAGTTAAAAATGTACTTGCAAAGACATCTGGTCTTAGTTGGGAACCAATGGTCATGTGGAGGGCTTTCAGAAGTGCAAGCAGGAAATTGAAAGAGGAGAGCTTTTGTGTTAAGGCTATTGATTGCTTGGATTGGTGCGAG GTTGAGATTAAAATTCATCAGTTCTTCAAGGGTTATTTAGAGGGTCGTAGGCATCGGACTGGGTGGCCTGAGATGTTGAAGCTGAAGGATTGGCCACCAACTAATTCATTTGAGGAATGTTTGCCGAGGCATGGCGCTGAATTTATTGCCATGCTTCCTTACAGTGATTATACTCACCCCAGAACTGGTCTTCTGAATCTTGCTACAAAGCTTCCTGATGGTGCTTTGAAGCCGGACTTGGGTCCCAAAACATACATTGCTTATGGGTCTTCAGAAGAGCTTGGTAGAGGTGATTCAGTGACTAAACTTCATTGTGACATTTCCGATGCG GTGAATGTACTGACACACACAGCTGAGGTGAAGATCGCTCCATGGCAACAGAAAATCATCAAAAACTTGCAGATGAAATATGAAGCAGAAAGGTTGGCCGAGCTTCGTCGCAGAACAAATGATGCATTGGGCACACGTGAAAGTATGCCACCAAAACAATCTcaggaaattgaaaatttggatTTTGTATCAGCGGAGGAATCAAAAAGTAGTCAGAGAGACTCTTTTTTACCGGAAACCCTGAATGAAGAGAAGAAACTGGGCGAGGAACCTTTCTTATCAGACACGAGGACGCTGCCCTTCTTAGACTCCGTTGGTTTTCAAACTCAATGTGTTTTTGGAGGTTTGAATAAAGCCGAAGAATCCATATCAGTTTTTCCAGAAAGCGGAAGACATTGTGAAGGGACAAGTGATTTTGATACTAAATCCAGTAAGTCAAAGCCAATCAATTATTCTCAACCCTGTGGTGTCAACACAATGAAGCCCATCAGAAATGAAGATGAGGTGGCAGCCTTTTTGGACGACAAACCTGTCAGTGCAGCATCAATGAGAACAGAGTCGGGTCCAGAGGATGACACGTTTCAAAGCAACAGTTGTTCAGAGGTTGAAGAAGGAGGTGCTGTTTGGGACATCTTCCGTCGGCAGGATGTGCCCAAGTTAATCGAATACCTAAAGAAGCATTGGAAAGAATTACGCCACATCGACAATCGCCCTGTGAATTCT GTTGATCATCCTATTCATGACCAGACCTTTTATTTGACTGAGAAGCATAAGAAACAGCTGAAGGAGGAATTCA ATATAGAACCTTGGACATTTGAGCAATACCTTGGAGAGGCTGTGTTCATTCCTGCTGGATGCCCACATCAAGTGAGAAACAGACAG TCCTGCATTAAAGTGGCCCTCGACTTTGTATCCCCTGACAATGTTGAAGAATGCATTCGGTTGACAGAGGAGTTCCGCTTGCTTCCGAAATCCCACAGATCCAAGGAAGATAAATTGGAG GTGAAGAAGTTGGCAATGTATGCTGCAATTCTAGCTGTTAATGAAGCCAAGAGTCTGATGTTGAAACTTGA CTCGACGAACAGCGTGGGGCAAGACAGATCAACTGTTGTAACTGATGCCTCTCATCAGTTGTAG